In a genomic window of Quercus lobata isolate SW786 chromosome 4, ValleyOak3.0 Primary Assembly, whole genome shotgun sequence:
- the LOC115987315 gene encoding UPF0481 protein At3g47200-like, with translation MAIPTTVATGSFRKEFLSWLDTLAKEMRCEELAIDIELAMEPTQWPECCIYVVPKKLREVHKEAYTPKLISIGPLHHGKYELRSMEMLKLKYLREFCYRAKTCHKDIARVIEENEQKIRRCYKESSDFDLSSEDFVKMVLLDSIFIIELFLRSAAIDGLFRRIAACGEDESYASEEDGCCNVRGDCIASKPLLRKHIRQDLLLLENQLPFFILDELHTQFSRCEQNNFISFLKLARNYLFPKKKKDIARIDKKEVKHFTDLMRYPYYPSKACTGADDDLIENLHNAKKLNEAGVVFKKPDEGKLVKLLDIEFKKGYLTNICPCFTCSWLLHCLPGLKRFQCLENTQTILEVPCFEVHDETESIFRNLMALEQCHYPKQAYICNYIVLLDHLINTRDDVEFLVEKGIIVNAIGSNKAVATMVNKLALEITEKNTCYKHLADQINKFYENDWNRNMGSLGTVYFRDIWRGTATVVGIIVLVVTILNFLRPFVFKNI, from the coding sequence ATGGCCATACCTACTACTGTGGCTACTGGTTCATTTAGAAAAGAATTTCTTTCTTGGTTGGATACACTTGCAAAAGAAATGAGATGCGAAGAGTTAGCCATTGACATAGAACTAGCCATGGAGCCAACCCAGTGGCCTGAGTGTTGCATCTACGTAGTCCCCAAGAAACTTCGTGAGGTACACAAAGAAGCCTACACTCCAAAGCTAATTTCAATAGGCCCTCTTCACCACGGCAAATATGAACTGCGTTCCATGGAAATGCTTAAACTAAAATATCTCAGGGAATTCTGTTATCGGGCTAAGACATGCCACAAGGATATTGCAAGGGTCAttgaagaaaatgaacaaaagatTCGCCGATGTTACAAAGAAAGCTCTGACTTCGATCTTAGCAGTGAAGATTTCGTGAAAATGGTTTTATTGGATTCAATCTTTATAATTGAGCTATTCTTGAGGTCTGCTGCGATTGATGGGCTCTTTAGGAGGATTGCTGCGTGTGGAGAAGATGAAAGTTATGCAAGTGAAGAAGATGGATGCTGTAATGTAAGAGGAGATTGCATAGCAAGTAAACCATTGCTGCGGAAGCATATACGGCAAGACCTGTTACTACTCGAAAATCAGCTTCCATTTTTTATTCTCGACGAGTTACACACACAATTTTCCAGGtgtgaacaaaacaattttatttccTTCCTTAAGCTTGCCCGTAATTACCTTTTTcccaagaagaagaaagacaTCGCACGCATTGATAAGAAGGAAGTAAAACATTTCACTGATTTGATGAGATATCCCTACTATCCATCCAAAGCTTGTACTGGAGCTGATGATGATCTAATTGAAAATCTacataatgcaaaaaagttaAATGAGGCAGGAGTGGTATTCAAAAAGCCTGATGAGGGAAAGTTAGTTAAGTTACTTGACATAGAATTCAAGAAAGGTTACCTCACGAACATATGTCCTTGCTTCACTTGCTCATGGCTCTTGCATTGCTTGCCGGGCTTGAAACGGTTTCAATGCTTGGAGAATACACAAACTATCTTAGAAGTCCCATGCTTTGAGGTACATGACGAAACTGAAAGCATTTTTCGAAACCTCATGGCCTTGGAGCAGTGTCATTATCCAAAACAAGCTTACATATGCAATTATATTGTGCTATTGGATCATCTTATCAACACTAGAGACGATGTGGAGTTTCTTGTTGAAAAAGGGATTATCGTTAACGCCATAGGCAGCAATAAAGCAGTTGCCACTATGGTTAACAAACTTGCCCTTGAAATTACGGAAAAGAATACTTGTTACAAACATCTCGCTGACCAAATTAATAAGTTCTACGAGAATGATTGGAACCGTAATATGGGATCCTTGGGAACAGTCTATTTCCGTGATATTTGGAGAGGCACTGCAACTGTTGTTGGAATCATAGTCCTGGTTGTGACTATCCTGAATTTCCTTAGGCCTTTTGTCTTCAAGAATATTTAA